The following coding sequences lie in one Cronobacter universalis NCTC 9529 genomic window:
- the yeiP gene encoding elongation factor P-like protein YeiP, with product MPRANEIKKGMVLNYNGKLLIVKDIDIQSPSARGAATLYKMRFSDVRTGQKVEERFKGDDILDTITLTRRFVDFSYVDGNEYVFMDKEDYTPYTFTKDQIEEELLFMPEGGMPDMQVLTWDGQLLALELPQTVDLEIVETAPGIKGASASARSKPATLSSGVVIQVPEYLSAGEKIRVHIAERRYMGRAE from the coding sequence ATGCCAAGAGCGAATGAAATTAAAAAAGGTATGGTGCTGAATTACAACGGCAAACTGCTGATTGTGAAAGATATCGATATTCAGTCGCCGAGCGCGCGCGGCGCGGCCACGCTGTACAAAATGCGTTTTTCCGATGTCCGCACCGGGCAGAAAGTGGAAGAGCGTTTTAAAGGCGACGATATCCTGGACACCATTACGCTGACCCGTCGCTTTGTCGATTTCTCCTATGTCGACGGCAACGAGTATGTCTTTATGGATAAAGAAGACTATACGCCATATACCTTTACCAAAGATCAGATTGAAGAAGAGCTGCTGTTTATGCCGGAAGGCGGCATGCCGGATATGCAGGTGCTGACCTGGGACGGCCAGCTGCTGGCGCTCGAACTGCCGCAGACGGTGGATCTGGAAATTGTGGAAACCGCGCCGGGCATCAAAGGCGCCTCCGCCAGTGCCCGCTCTAAACCGGCCACGCTCTCTTCCGGCGTTGTGATTCAGGTGCCGGAGTACCTGAGCGCCGGTGAGAAAATCCGCGTACATATCGCAGAACGCCGCTATATGGGCCGCGCCGAGTAG
- the setB gene encoding sugar efflux transporter SetB, producing MQNDSLAAPRRPLDFTSASFLIVAFLTGIAGALQTPTLSLFLTEEVHARPAMVGFFFTGSAIIGIFVSQFLAGRSDRKGDRKALIFACCLLGALACLLFAWNRNYFILLFVGVFLSSFGSTANPQMFALAREHADRTGREAVMFSSVLRAQVSLAWVVGPPLAYALAMGFGFQAMYISAAAAFVLCALMVWCFLPSMRKEPLATAAPLEAPRRNRRDALLLFSVCTLMWGTNSLYIINMPLYLINELRLPEKLAGVMMGAAAGLEIPVMLIAGFYARKFGKRFLMRVAVAAGVLFYLGMLTLHSPALLLALQLLNAVYIGILAGIGMLYFQDLMPGQAGAATTLYTNTTRVGWIIAGSLAGVIAEILNYHAVFYVALAMTAGAVWCLWRIKDV from the coding sequence ATGCAAAACGACTCCCTCGCGGCACCGCGCCGACCGCTCGATTTCACGTCAGCCTCGTTTCTGATCGTTGCTTTTCTCACCGGTATCGCGGGCGCGCTGCAAACCCCGACGCTAAGCCTGTTCCTGACGGAAGAGGTCCACGCTCGTCCGGCGATGGTCGGGTTCTTTTTTACCGGCAGCGCGATTATCGGCATTTTCGTCAGCCAGTTTCTGGCCGGGCGTTCAGATCGCAAAGGCGATCGCAAAGCTCTGATTTTCGCCTGCTGCCTGCTGGGCGCGCTGGCGTGCCTGTTGTTTGCCTGGAATCGCAACTATTTCATTTTGCTGTTTGTCGGTGTGTTTCTGAGCAGTTTTGGCTCGACCGCCAACCCGCAGATGTTCGCGCTGGCGCGCGAGCATGCCGATCGCACCGGGCGCGAGGCGGTGATGTTCAGCTCGGTGCTACGCGCGCAGGTGTCGCTCGCCTGGGTGGTCGGGCCGCCGCTGGCGTACGCGCTGGCGATGGGGTTCGGCTTTCAGGCGATGTATATCAGCGCCGCAGCGGCGTTTGTGCTCTGCGCGCTGATGGTCTGGTGCTTTTTACCGTCGATGCGTAAAGAGCCGCTCGCCACCGCAGCGCCGCTGGAAGCCCCGCGCCGCAACCGCCGCGACGCGCTGCTGCTGTTTTCGGTATGCACGCTGATGTGGGGCACCAACAGCCTCTACATTATTAATATGCCGCTGTATCTGATTAACGAACTGCGCCTGCCGGAAAAGCTGGCGGGCGTGATGATGGGCGCGGCGGCCGGGCTTGAGATCCCGGTGATGCTGATTGCAGGCTTCTACGCCCGTAAATTCGGCAAACGCTTTCTGATGCGGGTGGCGGTGGCGGCAGGCGTGCTGTTTTATCTCGGGATGCTGACGCTGCACAGCCCGGCGCTGCTGCTGGCTTTACAACTGCTGAACGCCGTTTATATCGGTATTCTGGCCGGTATCGGCATGCTCTATTTTCAGGATCTGATGCCAGGCCAGGCGGGTGCTGCGACCACGCTGTACACCAACACCACGCGCGTGGGCTGGATCATCGCCGGATCGCTTGCGGGCGTGATTGCGGAAATCCTCAATTACCACGCGGTGTTTTACGTGGCGCTGGCGATGACCGCAGGCGCGGTCTGGTGTTTGTGGCGCATTAAGGACGTTTAA
- a CDS encoding YkgJ family cysteine cluster protein — protein MECRPDCGACCTAPSISSPIPGMPDGKPANTPCVQLDERLRCKLFGSPLRPKVCGGLQPSKEMCGKSRHDAMTFLIELEALTAP, from the coding sequence ATGGAATGTCGCCCCGACTGCGGCGCCTGCTGCACCGCACCGTCGATCTCAAGCCCGATCCCGGGCATGCCCGACGGCAAACCGGCCAATACGCCCTGCGTCCAGCTTGACGAACGCCTGCGCTGTAAGCTGTTCGGCTCGCCGCTGCGCCCGAAAGTCTGCGGCGGCCTGCAGCCTTCGAAAGAGATGTGCGGCAAAAGCCGCCACGACGCGATGACCTTTCTTATTGAACTGGAGGCGCTGACCGCGCCTTAA